A portion of the Bifidobacterium bifidum ATCC 29521 = JCM 1255 = DSM 20456 genome contains these proteins:
- a CDS encoding dipeptidase: MTAVFSDELRARVEADFGRVVDLLGRKVALKSISAEGITAEHMKRSAEFVADELRQVGIDAKVVQSRNPDGTPGAWEVIGSKIVDPQAPTVLLYAHHDVQPVPDPSAWDTDPFVATEVGTRLYGRGSADDGGGIAIHSGAMKALGDDLKVNIKVFVEGEEEMGSPSFIPFIEDHRDEFASDVIVVADSGNWSAEIPSLTTSLRGNTCVDVNVKVLHHPVHSGQYGGPILDANTLAVMLIASMYDANGDLAVPGVAAQEPVGGLQRDLDEATVREDAGIVDSYRLAGTGSLASRLWTKPSVTVIGFDAHPVEGSFNVVSPETTFRLSLRTAPSQHPQEAQDALAAFLQAHAPFGAEVKVTKLENGMGWAMDPNAVATKDALAAMEEAFGVAPINKGEGGSIPFIPELQRIFPSAQVLVTGPEDPKANAHSPNESISLPGLKNNILAEALLLAKLGE; encoded by the coding sequence ATGACCGCAGTGTTTTCCGACGAGCTGCGCGCGCGGGTCGAAGCCGATTTCGGCCGCGTCGTCGATCTGCTGGGCCGTAAGGTCGCGCTGAAGTCGATTTCCGCCGAGGGCATCACCGCCGAGCATATGAAGCGGTCCGCCGAATTCGTAGCGGACGAGCTGCGCCAGGTCGGCATCGACGCGAAGGTCGTCCAATCGCGCAACCCGGATGGCACGCCCGGTGCATGGGAGGTCATCGGCTCGAAGATCGTCGACCCGCAGGCCCCCACCGTGCTGCTGTACGCGCACCACGACGTGCAGCCTGTGCCGGATCCGTCCGCATGGGACACTGACCCGTTCGTCGCCACCGAGGTCGGCACGCGCCTGTACGGCCGCGGCTCGGCGGATGACGGCGGCGGCATAGCGATTCACTCGGGCGCGATGAAGGCGCTCGGCGACGATCTCAAGGTCAACATCAAGGTGTTCGTCGAGGGCGAGGAGGAGATGGGCTCGCCGAGCTTCATCCCGTTCATCGAGGATCATCGCGACGAGTTCGCGTCCGACGTGATCGTCGTGGCCGACTCGGGCAACTGGTCCGCCGAGATTCCGTCGCTGACCACGTCGCTGCGCGGCAACACCTGTGTGGACGTGAACGTCAAGGTGCTGCACCATCCGGTGCACTCCGGCCAGTACGGCGGCCCCATCCTCGATGCGAACACGCTCGCCGTGATGCTCATCGCCTCGATGTACGACGCCAACGGCGACCTTGCTGTGCCGGGCGTGGCCGCGCAGGAGCCGGTCGGTGGCCTGCAGCGCGACCTTGACGAGGCCACCGTGCGCGAGGACGCCGGCATCGTCGACTCCTATCGTCTCGCCGGCACCGGTTCGCTCGCTTCCAGGCTGTGGACCAAGCCGAGCGTGACCGTGATCGGCTTCGACGCGCATCCGGTCGAGGGCTCATTCAACGTGGTCAGCCCCGAGACCACGTTCCGCCTGTCCCTGCGCACCGCGCCGAGCCAGCACCCGCAGGAGGCGCAGGACGCGCTTGCCGCGTTCCTGCAGGCACACGCCCCGTTCGGCGCCGAGGTGAAGGTCACCAAGTTGGAGAACGGCATGGGCTGGGCGATGGACCCGAACGCGGTCGCCACCAAGGATGCACTCGCGGCCATGGAGGAGGCGTTCGGCGTGGCGCCGATCAACAAGGGCGAGGGTGGCTCGATCCCGTTCATCCCTGAGCTGCAGCGCATCTTCCCATCCGCGCAGGTGCTCGTCACCGGCCCGGAGGATCCGAAGGCCAACGCACACAGCCCCAACGAGTCGATCTCGCTGCCCGGCTTGAAGAACAACATCCTCGCGGAGGCCCTGCTGCTCGCCAAGCTCGGCGAGTAA
- a CDS encoding DUF3043 domain-containing protein — MTWNPFKKDKAQEPVEEESPAKTVGKGRPTPKMKQAQARNLRPLVPPDRKASAKAAKERIRKREDEEYEAMRTGDINRMPKAERLPWRVYIRDYVDARRNLGEFFIPVAFVMLLGSILVTTIAPQLSVPMMILLYVYLIAVIIDVAVMWRKLKKKLIEKYGEASVAKGSRSASYAWSRAIQVRRWRLPKPRSPKRGNWPK, encoded by the coding sequence ATGACATGGAACCCTTTCAAGAAGGACAAGGCCCAGGAGCCGGTCGAAGAGGAATCGCCCGCCAAGACCGTCGGGAAAGGCCGTCCGACCCCCAAGATGAAGCAGGCGCAGGCGCGTAACCTGCGTCCTCTGGTGCCGCCGGACCGCAAGGCCAGCGCCAAGGCCGCGAAGGAGCGGATCCGCAAGCGCGAGGACGAAGAGTATGAGGCGATGCGCACCGGCGACATCAACCGCATGCCGAAGGCCGAACGGTTGCCGTGGCGCGTGTACATCCGCGACTACGTCGACGCGCGCCGCAACCTCGGCGAGTTCTTCATCCCGGTTGCGTTCGTCATGCTGCTCGGCTCGATTCTCGTCACCACCATCGCGCCGCAGCTGTCGGTCCCGATGATGATTCTGCTGTACGTGTACCTGATTGCCGTGATCATCGACGTGGCTGTCATGTGGCGCAAGCTGAAGAAGAAGCTCATCGAGAAGTATGGTGAGGCATCCGTTGCCAAGGGCTCGCGCTCCGCATCGTATGCCTGGAGCCGCGCGATTCAGGTGCGCCGCTGGCGTCTGCCCAAACCGCGCAGCCCCAAGCGCGGCAACTGGCCGAAGTGA
- a CDS encoding helix-turn-helix domain-containing protein: protein MPIEHRPLLGVPEAVALTGLDEKVIRLAIRQGKLIACYVHSSTKRIRRRDLDDWLSALPERPR from the coding sequence GTGCCCATCGAGCACCGCCCGCTACTGGGAGTGCCGGAGGCGGTCGCCCTGACCGGGCTGGACGAGAAGGTCATCCGACTGGCCATACGCCAAGGCAAGCTCATCGCCTGCTACGTCCATTCGTCGACCAAGCGCATCCGACGGCGTGATCTGGACGATTGGCTGTCCGCGTTGCCGGAACGGCCGCGATGA
- a CDS encoding glycoside hydrolase family 3 N-terminal domain-containing protein: protein MQQIKHGGRRPRPSSAPTIIAAMLCVVALVAAGTAWWMLRPQQKDTLEHLAQPQSSSSTLNRDKAPTPKPQKSQEHQKAAGDSPAAKASRAIATMSLDERAGQLIMAPMFAGGNPADLSALISTRHVGSVVLIGNWNNGTAAAKTAADALQSYAPSGNQLIVSTDQEGGQVQHLKGSGFDTMPSAVAQGQMSADTLRSSAKTWGGQLKQAGINVDLAPVLGTVQVKRSSNAPIGALNRDFGLDSNGNAQHGIAFVEGMRDAGVGATVKHYPGLGAVTGNTDFTTEGILDTTTTLDDEEIGAFNTTIKQAKPAMVMMSLATYQRIDSSAPAAFSSKIIDGTLRGSVGYDGVVISDSLSAAAVSGIATKDLGVRLVDAGGDLACIGDTSYVTPILDGIIARAQSDPAFAKKVTASATRVMTLKYQMGLAK from the coding sequence ATGCAGCAGATCAAACACGGCGGCAGGAGGCCGCGCCCCAGTTCAGCCCCCACCATCATCGCGGCCATGCTCTGCGTGGTGGCCCTTGTGGCGGCAGGCACGGCATGGTGGATGCTGCGCCCCCAGCAAAAAGACACGCTCGAACATCTCGCGCAGCCACAGTCCTCCTCTTCGACGCTGAACCGCGACAAGGCCCCCACACCGAAACCGCAGAAATCTCAGGAGCATCAGAAGGCAGCCGGTGACTCCCCCGCGGCCAAGGCGAGCCGCGCCATCGCCACGATGAGTCTCGATGAACGGGCCGGGCAGCTCATCATGGCACCGATGTTCGCAGGCGGCAATCCGGCCGATCTCAGCGCCCTCATCAGCACACGCCATGTCGGTTCCGTGGTGCTCATCGGCAACTGGAACAACGGCACAGCCGCAGCCAAGACCGCCGCTGACGCGCTGCAAAGCTATGCTCCGAGCGGCAACCAGCTGATCGTCTCCACCGATCAGGAAGGCGGCCAGGTGCAGCATCTCAAGGGCAGTGGATTCGACACGATGCCGTCCGCGGTGGCGCAGGGCCAGATGAGCGCTGACACGCTGCGCTCCTCCGCAAAGACCTGGGGCGGCCAGCTCAAGCAAGCCGGCATCAACGTCGACCTGGCCCCGGTATTGGGGACGGTGCAGGTCAAGCGTTCCTCGAACGCTCCGATTGGCGCGCTGAACCGCGATTTCGGTTTGGATTCCAACGGAAACGCGCAGCACGGCATCGCGTTCGTCGAAGGCATGCGCGACGCGGGCGTCGGCGCGACCGTCAAGCACTACCCCGGTTTGGGCGCGGTGACCGGCAATACCGATTTCACGACCGAAGGCATCCTCGACACCACGACCACGCTTGATGACGAGGAGATAGGCGCGTTCAACACCACGATCAAGCAGGCGAAGCCGGCTATGGTGATGATGTCGCTGGCGACCTACCAGCGCATCGACTCGTCGGCGCCCGCCGCGTTCTCCAGCAAGATCATCGACGGCACGCTGCGCGGCAGCGTCGGCTATGACGGCGTGGTGATCTCAGACTCCCTTTCGGCCGCGGCGGTCAGCGGCATAGCGACCAAGGACCTGGGCGTGCGTCTGGTGGACGCCGGCGGCGATTTGGCGTGCATAGGCGATACGTCATATGTGACGCCGATTCTTGACGGTATCATCGCCCGTGCGCAGTCCGACCCGGCCTTCGCGAAGAAGGTGACGGCCTCCGCGACGCGCGTGATGACCCTGAAATACCAGATGGGACTGGCGAAGTGA
- a CDS encoding DUF4191 domain-containing protein has protein sequence MAGKDEKTKQTKPKKQGTIKQIITIFKYTHKEDKMLPALIAGAFLVPVIVFVILGIIFRWTVLTWVFLMLIAIMLGMLLSTIVLTRRADMVGYKQLDGKTGAAISVLRNINKAGFNFPEQPVWVDPRTKDAIWRGTGYNGIYLLGEGDYDRVKRAMDRQEQSIKSVTAGSQIPVYRVMVGNGQGQVPLKKLRSNIIRRKAYRPTHHKNALLAKIHPRERFILTKAELEKLNARLRTLQTKNGMGIPKGIDPTRMQHVSRRAMRGR, from the coding sequence ATGGCAGGCAAGGACGAGAAGACCAAGCAGACGAAGCCCAAGAAGCAGGGCACGATCAAACAGATCATAACGATCTTCAAGTACACGCACAAGGAAGACAAGATGCTTCCGGCGCTGATCGCCGGCGCGTTCCTCGTGCCCGTGATCGTGTTCGTCATCCTCGGCATCATATTCCGTTGGACGGTGCTGACGTGGGTGTTCCTCATGCTCATCGCCATCATGCTCGGCATGCTGCTGTCGACCATCGTGCTCACCCGCCGCGCCGACATGGTCGGATACAAGCAGCTCGACGGCAAGACCGGCGCGGCCATCAGCGTGCTGCGCAACATCAACAAGGCCGGCTTCAACTTCCCCGAGCAGCCGGTGTGGGTGGATCCGCGCACCAAGGACGCCATTTGGCGCGGCACCGGATACAACGGCATCTACCTGCTCGGTGAAGGCGATTACGATCGCGTCAAGCGCGCGATGGACCGCCAGGAGCAGTCCATCAAGAGCGTCACCGCCGGCTCGCAGATCCCCGTGTACCGTGTGATGGTCGGCAACGGCCAGGGTCAGGTGCCGCTGAAGAAGCTGCGTAGCAACATCATCCGCCGCAAGGCGTACCGCCCGACGCACCACAAGAACGCTCTCCTGGCGAAGATCCACCCGCGCGAGCGTTTCATCCTCACCAAGGCCGAGCTGGAGAAACTGAACGCCCGTCTGCGCACATTGCAGACCAAGAACGGCATGGGCATCCCCAAGGGCATCGATCCCACGCGCATGCAGCACGTCAGCCGCCGCGCGATGCGAGGCCGCTGA
- the glnA gene encoding type I glutamate--ammonia ligase — protein sequence MAENKIFAHTPEEVEALINKEGIEYVSVRFTDLIGVQQHFTVPASEFIDNAFTDGMPFDGSSVQGFQAINESDMKLIPDVTTAFVDPFRKHKTLDVAFSIVDPLTDEPYSRDPRQVAGKAEAYLKSTGIADTASFAPEAEFFIFDKVRYENSMQRSFYEVDTIEAPWNSGVDTEEDGTPNIGFKNRIKKGYFPVPPCDHYQDLRDDMVANLQKVGLQLERSHHEVAGAGQQEINYRFNTLQHAGDDLMKYKYVVHETAALAGKAVTFMPKPIAGDNGTGMHCHQSLWKDGKPLFYDEQGYGGLSNIARWYIGGLIKHSSAVVAFTNPSLNSYHRLVPGFEAPVSLVYSARNRSAAIRIPLAGTSPASKRIEFRAPDPSCNPFLAFSAQMMAGLDGILNHIEPPEPVDKDLYELPPEEHANIKQVPGSLDAALNALEEDHDFLTAGDVFTDDLIETWLDLKRGEIDQARLAPTPLEYELYFHI from the coding sequence GTGGCAGAGAATAAGATTTTCGCCCACACGCCTGAAGAGGTCGAAGCACTGATCAACAAGGAAGGCATCGAGTACGTCTCCGTGCGTTTCACCGATCTGATCGGCGTTCAGCAGCACTTCACCGTCCCGGCCAGCGAATTCATTGACAACGCCTTCACCGACGGCATGCCGTTCGATGGTTCGTCCGTGCAGGGTTTCCAGGCCATCAACGAGTCCGACATGAAGCTGATCCCGGATGTCACGACCGCCTTCGTCGACCCGTTCCGCAAGCACAAGACCCTCGACGTGGCCTTCTCCATCGTCGACCCGCTGACCGACGAGCCGTACTCCCGCGACCCGCGCCAGGTCGCCGGCAAGGCCGAAGCCTACCTGAAGTCCACCGGCATCGCCGACACCGCTTCCTTCGCTCCCGAAGCCGAGTTCTTCATCTTCGACAAGGTGCGCTACGAGAACTCCATGCAGCGCTCCTTCTACGAGGTCGACACCATTGAGGCTCCGTGGAACTCCGGCGTCGACACCGAAGAGGACGGCACCCCGAACATCGGCTTCAAGAACCGCATCAAGAAGGGCTACTTCCCGGTTCCGCCGTGCGACCACTACCAGGACCTGCGCGACGACATGGTCGCCAACCTGCAGAAGGTCGGCCTGCAGCTGGAGCGCTCCCACCACGAGGTGGCCGGCGCCGGTCAGCAGGAGATCAACTACCGCTTCAACACCCTGCAGCACGCTGGCGACGACCTGATGAAGTACAAGTACGTCGTCCACGAGACCGCAGCGCTCGCCGGCAAGGCCGTGACCTTCATGCCCAAGCCGATCGCAGGCGACAACGGTACCGGCATGCACTGCCACCAGTCCCTGTGGAAGGACGGCAAGCCGCTGTTCTACGACGAGCAGGGCTACGGCGGCCTGTCCAACATCGCCCGCTGGTACATCGGCGGTCTGATCAAGCACTCCTCCGCAGTGGTCGCGTTCACGAACCCGTCGCTGAACTCTTACCACCGTCTGGTGCCGGGCTTCGAAGCTCCGGTTTCGCTGGTCTACTCCGCCCGTAACCGTTCCGCCGCCATCCGTATCCCGCTGGCCGGAACCTCCCCCGCTTCCAAGCGCATCGAGTTCCGTGCACCGGATCCGTCCTGCAACCCGTTCCTCGCCTTCTCCGCCCAGATGATGGCAGGCCTCGACGGCATCCTGAACCACATCGAGCCCCCGGAGCCGGTCGACAAGGATCTCTACGAGCTGCCGCCCGAAGAGCACGCCAACATCAAGCAGGTGCCGGGCTCCCTCGACGCGGCCCTGAACGCCCTGGAAGAGGACCACGACTTCCTGACCGCCGGCGACGTGTTCACCGACGATCTGATCGAGACCTGGCTTGACCTCAAGCGCGGCGAAATCGACCAGGCTCGCCTGGCCCCGACCCCGCTGGAGTACGAGCTGTACTTCCACATCTGA
- a CDS encoding FAD-dependent oxidoreductase: MSEAFDIAIIGGGPGGYSTALRAAELGKRVAMIERDATLGGTCLNRGCIPSKALISATHAIDSIRHAGELGISATINGIDYGTLHDYKKRIVDTMTQGLAGLLAHRGVTVFRGVASITGAARPITVHIAASADGQGVQRSVRSDVPEDIGPSYDITAQDVVLAMGSAPRQLPDEPFRGAIIDSTRAMSMAMPHNAVIIGAGAIAAEFASMWNAAGCKVTMLIRKDRVLSGWDRRAGVTLTRELKRHGIDVIDRSTVTHIDTGVNMGALVHYTSAKDGGSTEHIAEGEFVLVAIGRDPLTSDGWIRDAGVTVDDHGFITTDGYGRTPVAGIWAVGDITEGHALAHRAFEQGIIAAESIAGLDPKPLDEDTIPQIVFSNPEAASVGLTATDAKQRDDLSDIKETVYPMMSNARMMMSDSGGSLSLVSGIRAQQPGVRVVLGVHMVAPVASDIIAEAEQLVGNHTPLSDAARLIHPHPTFSETLGETLLKADDRPLHTR, from the coding sequence ATGAGTGAAGCTTTTGACATCGCGATAATCGGCGGTGGACCCGGCGGATATTCCACAGCATTGCGGGCGGCCGAGCTCGGCAAACGCGTGGCCATGATCGAACGCGACGCAACGCTCGGCGGAACCTGCCTCAACCGCGGGTGCATCCCGTCGAAGGCGCTGATCAGCGCCACCCACGCAATCGACTCCATCCGGCACGCCGGCGAACTGGGCATCTCCGCCACCATCAACGGCATCGACTACGGGACGCTGCACGATTACAAGAAGCGCATCGTCGACACGATGACGCAAGGGCTGGCAGGTCTGCTCGCCCATCGGGGCGTCACCGTGTTCCGGGGCGTCGCCTCGATCACCGGCGCGGCACGTCCCATCACCGTGCACATCGCCGCATCTGCTGACGGGCAGGGCGTGCAACGGTCCGTGCGCTCGGACGTGCCGGAAGACATCGGCCCGTCCTACGACATCACCGCTCAGGATGTGGTGCTCGCCATGGGATCCGCCCCGCGGCAGCTGCCCGACGAGCCGTTCCGTGGCGCGATCATCGATTCGACGCGGGCGATGTCGATGGCGATGCCGCACAACGCGGTCATCATCGGCGCGGGCGCGATCGCCGCCGAATTCGCCTCCATGTGGAACGCCGCCGGATGCAAGGTCACGATGCTTATCCGCAAGGATCGTGTGCTCTCTGGATGGGATCGCCGCGCCGGCGTGACCCTGACGCGTGAGCTCAAACGACACGGCATCGACGTCATCGACCGCTCGACGGTGACCCACATCGACACCGGCGTCAACATGGGAGCCCTCGTGCACTACACCAGCGCCAAGGACGGCGGCTCCACCGAGCACATCGCCGAAGGCGAATTCGTGCTCGTCGCGATCGGGCGAGATCCGTTGACCTCCGACGGTTGGATACGTGACGCCGGCGTGACCGTCGACGACCATGGATTCATCACGACCGACGGATACGGCCGCACGCCGGTCGCAGGCATATGGGCCGTCGGCGACATCACCGAAGGGCACGCGCTCGCTCACCGCGCGTTCGAGCAGGGCATCATCGCCGCGGAATCCATCGCCGGACTCGATCCAAAGCCGCTCGATGAGGACACCATCCCGCAGATCGTGTTCTCGAACCCCGAGGCCGCCAGCGTCGGACTGACCGCGACCGACGCGAAACAGCGCGACGACCTCTCCGATATCAAGGAGACCGTGTACCCGATGATGTCCAACGCCCGCATGATGATGAGCGACTCCGGCGGATCTCTGTCGCTCGTCAGCGGCATCCGCGCGCAACAGCCCGGCGTCAGGGTCGTGCTCGGCGTGCACATGGTCGCGCCCGTCGCATCCGACATCATCGCGGAAGCGGAACAGCTCGTCGGCAACCACACCCCGCTTTCCGACGCCGCGCGTCTCATCCATCCCCATCCCACCTTCAGCGAGACGCTGGGCGAGACGCTGCTCAAAGCCGACGACCGGCCGCTGCACACCCGATAA
- a CDS encoding ABC transporter ATP-binding protein, producing MTGEDVYAGAGVGAAPQPERSVSVHDLAHRFPGTDVLFEHLDFTAIPGQTVAICGPSGCGKSTLLSILAGWEKPYHGTVERKNVERVGWVFQNPYGVPGRTALDHVVFPLLAKGLRRREAEPQALEAMGLFDLEYAADRRFSELSGGEAQRLMLARAVCSRPDMLLVDEPTAQLDTRTAHSVSHVLGNLAGQGMIVLVATHDPDTRDACGRVIDLADYAPGDNEDSSFAPAGGNEPAEPTDSAPAGGGSREAGGGGPTDSTDIAENGSEVRS from the coding sequence ATGACGGGGGAAGATGTATACGCCGGTGCCGGAGTCGGTGCCGCGCCGCAGCCGGAGCGATCGGTGAGCGTACATGATTTGGCGCATAGGTTCCCCGGAACGGACGTGTTGTTCGAACATCTGGATTTCACAGCGATACCCGGCCAGACCGTGGCGATATGCGGGCCATCCGGATGCGGCAAGTCGACGCTGCTGTCGATTCTTGCCGGATGGGAGAAGCCGTACCATGGCACGGTGGAACGCAAGAACGTGGAACGTGTAGGCTGGGTGTTTCAGAACCCGTACGGCGTGCCCGGGCGAACGGCTCTGGACCATGTCGTGTTCCCGCTGCTGGCCAAGGGGCTGCGCCGGCGCGAAGCGGAGCCGCAGGCGTTGGAGGCCATGGGGCTGTTCGACTTGGAGTATGCGGCCGACCGGCGGTTCAGCGAACTGTCGGGCGGCGAGGCGCAGCGGCTCATGCTGGCCCGTGCAGTATGCTCCAGACCTGACATGCTGCTCGTGGACGAGCCGACTGCACAATTGGATACGCGCACCGCGCACTCGGTGAGCCACGTGCTCGGGAACCTGGCCGGACAGGGCATGATCGTGCTGGTCGCCACCCATGACCCGGACACGCGCGACGCCTGCGGTCGCGTCATCGACCTGGCCGACTACGCCCCCGGCGATAACGAGGACTCCAGTTTTGCCCCCGCTGGCGGAAACGAACCCGCTGAGCCTACCGATTCCGCCCCCGCTGGCGGGGGCTCCCGCGAAGCGGGTGGGGGTGGTCCCACCGACTCAACTGACATCGCCGAAAATGGATCGGAGGTGCGCTCATGA